AGTGATTCTGATGCTGCACGGTACGTCGCTTGTGAGCGCCATCACGATCGTCGATCTGACGGGCGTCGCGCGCGATTTCTATGCGAACTACTACGCGCCGTTCGAAGCATTCATCTCCGTCGGGACCGTGTACTTCGGGCTGACCACCATCATCACACTTCTGGTCCGCCTCACCGAACGCCGATACCTGGTTTATCTGCGCCCCCAGAACTTTGCCACACTCGCTAAAAGCTAGAACTCGCCATATGAATGCATTGACTGTCGAAAATCTGCACAAACGCTATGGCGATAACGAAGTACTCAAGGGCGTTTCGCTGTCCGCAAAAAGCGGTGACGTGATCAGCATGATCGGCTCGTCGGGGTCCGGCAAGAGCACGTTCCTGCGGTGCATCAACTTTCTCGAATCGCCGTCGTCGGGCCGCGTGAGCCTCAACGGAAATGAAGTACGCACCTCGACCAACGGAAGCGGCGAAATCCGCATCAGCGATCCCGCGCAACTGAGGCAAATGCGCACGCGCCTCGCGATGGTCTTCCAGCACTTCAATCTCTGGGCGCACATGACCGTGCTGGAGAACGTCATGGAAGCGCCGAGGCACGTGCTGAAGCTGACCAGGGCCGAGGCCACGGAACGGGCTGGGCGCTATCTGGAGCAGGTCGGCATGACGCGTTTCGCGGATGCTTACCCGTCGCACCTGTCGGGTGGACAACAGCAGCGGGTTGCGATTGCGCGGGCGCTCGCGATGGAGCCCGAAGCGCTGCTCTTCGATGAACCCACGTCGGCGCTCGACCCGGAACTCGTCGGCGATGTGCTCAAGGTCATGCGCGATCTCGCGGAAGAGGGCCGCACGATGATCGTGGTCACACATGAAATGGGCTTTGCGCGCGAGGTTTCCAACCATGTGGTCTTTCTTCATCAGGGTGTGATCGAAGAAGAAGGGCATCCACGTGAAGTCATGAAAACGCCTC
The Paraburkholderia hospita DNA segment above includes these coding regions:
- a CDS encoding ABC transporter ATP-binding protein, with amino-acid sequence MNALTVENLHKRYGDNEVLKGVSLSAKSGDVISMIGSSGSGKSTFLRCINFLESPSSGRVSLNGNEVRTSTNGSGEIRISDPAQLRQMRTRLAMVFQHFNLWAHMTVLENVMEAPRHVLKLTRAEATERAGRYLEQVGMTRFADAYPSHLSGGQQQRVAIARALAMEPEALLFDEPTSALDPELVGDVLKVMRDLAEEGRTMIVVTHEMGFAREVSNHVVFLHQGVIEEEGHPREVMKTPRSERLQRFLSGAMK